In Perognathus longimembris pacificus isolate PPM17 chromosome 3, ASM2315922v1, whole genome shotgun sequence, a single window of DNA contains:
- the LOC125349428 gene encoding stromelysin-3, which yields MARAAGLRGAAPRALLLLLLLLLLLPRPPLLARARPPDIHHHQSARRGTQPQQAALPASAAQKVPHSAGRLRPPRCGVPDPPDGLNARNRQKRFVLSGGRWEKTDLTYRILRFPWQLVQEQVRQTVAEALQVWSEVTPLTFTEVHEGRADIMIDFTRYWHGDNLPFDGPGGILAHAFFPKTHREGDVHFDYDETWTIGDNQGTDLLQVAAHEFGHVLGLQHTTAAKALMSPFYTFRYPLSLSPDDRRGIQHLYGRRHQTPTSQATALGPQNGVDTNEIAPLEPENPPDACEVSFDAVSTIRGELFFFKAGFVWRLRGGRLQPGYPALASRHWQGLPSPVDAAFEDAQGHIWFFQGSHYWVYDGEKPVLGPAPLSELGLAGFPVHAALVWGAEKNKIYFFRGGDYWRFHPSTRRVDSPVPRRATDWRGVPSEIDAAFQDADGYAYFLRGRLYWKFDPVKVKALEGFPRLVGPDFFGCAEPANTFR from the exons ATGGCTAGGGCCGCCGGGCTCCGCGGCGCGGCCCCGCGcgccctcctcctgctgctgctgctactgctgctgctccCGCGGCCGCCGCTGCTGGCCCGAGCCCGGCCGCCG GATATCCACCACCACCAATCTGCGAGGAGGGGAACACAGCCTCAACAGGCAGCTCTGCCTGCCTCTGCTGCCCAAAAAGTTCCCCATTCTGCTGGTAGACTCAGACCTCCACGATGTGGTGTACCAGACCCACCTGATGGGCTGAATGCCCGCAACAGACAAAAGCGCTTTGTGCTGTCTGGAGGACGTTGGGAAAAGACGGATCTCACCTACAG GATCCTCCGGTTCCCATGGCAGCTGGTACAAGAGCAGGTGCGACAGACGGTGGCAGAGGCCTTACAAGTGTGGAGCGAGGTGACACCACTCACCTTCACAGAGGTGCATGAGGGTCGTGCAGACATCATGATCGACTTCACCAG GTACTGGCATGGAGACAACCTTCCATTTGATGGCCCCGGGGGTATCCTCGCCCATGCCTTCTTCCCCAAGACCCACCGAGAAGGGGATGTCCACTTTGACTACGATGAGACCTGGACTATTGGAGACAATCAAG GCACAGACCTGCTACAGGTGGCAGCTCATGAATTTGGCCATGTGCTAGGGCTTCAGCACACGACAGCTGCTAAGGCCCTTATGTCTCCTTTTTACACTTTCCGTTACCCACTGAGCCTCAGCCCAGACGACCGCAGAGGCATCCAGCACCTATATGGCCGGCGCCACCAGACCCCCACCTCCCAGGCCACAGCTCTGGGTCCCCAGAATGGAGTAGACACCAATGAGATTGCACCATTGGAG CCAGAGAATCCACCAGATGCCTGTGAGGTATCCTTTGATGCTGTCTCCACCATCCGAGGTGAGCTCTTCTTCTTCAAGGCGGGCTTTGTGTGGAGACTCCGTGGTGGCCGGCTACAGCCTGGATATCCTGCCCTGGCCTCCCGTCACTGGCAAGGACTTCCCAGCCCTGTGGATGCGGCCTTCGAAGATGCCCAAGGCCACATCTGGTTCTTCCAAG GTTCTCACTACTGGGTATATGACGGTgagaagccagtcctgggccctgcacCCCTCTCTGAGCTGGGCCTGGCGGGGTTCCCAGTCCACGCTGCCTTAGTCTGGGGTGCTGAGAAGAACAAGATCTACTTTTTCCGAGGTGGGGACTATTGGCGTTTCCATCCCAGCACTCGACGTGTGGATAGTCCTGTGCCTCGCCGGGCTACTGACTGGCGAGGGGTGCCCTCTGAGATCGATGCCGCCTTCCAGGATGCTGATG GCTATGCCTACTTCCTGCGTGGCCGCCTGTACTGGAAGTTTGATCCTGTGAAGGTGAAGGCTCTGGAGGGCTTCCCTCGCCTTGTGGGCCCTGACTTCTTTGGCTGTGCTGAGCCTGCCAACACGTTCCGCTGA
- the LOC125349439 gene encoding uncharacterized protein C22orf15-like isoform X2 → MFITVKYGAGCWELVNPWCSLVTLTAHLKQRGQIPPDAPLHVLPVTIALLAEDGHLVSLDKGLETSSTPSMGSSLLQERRTYILVRIIKGEDGAPNCYESLLENLDDQSPELAEELRWLSGLPAMGNSPRRRLGTRNGLQEQDPPSRSRRVGSIPSKTR, encoded by the exons ATGTTCATCACCGTGAAGTATGGAG CCGGCTGTTGGGAGCTGGTGAATCCCTGGTGCAGCCTAGTGACCCTCACTGCCCACCTGAAGCAGAGGGGGCAGATCCCCCCAGATG CCCCTCTCCATGTCCTCCCAGTGACCATCGCCCTCTTGGCTGAGGATGGGCATCTAGTGAGCCTGGATAAGGGCCTGGAGACCTCCTCCACCCCTTCTATGGGTAGTTCCCTGCTGCAGGAGCGAAGGACCTATATCCTGGTGCGCATCATCA AGGGAGAGGATGGAGCCCCCAACTGCTATGAGTCCCTGTTGGAAAACCTGGATGACCAGAGTCCAGAGTTGGCAG AGGAGCTGCGCTGGCTGTCAGGTCTCCCTGCCATGGGCAACAGCCCAAGGAGACGCCTGGGCACTAGGAATGGCCTCCAGGAGCAAGACCCCCCTTCAAGGTCCCGAAGAGTAGGCTCCATACCATCCAAGACCCGCTAG
- the LOC125349444 gene encoding coiled-coil-helix-coiled-coil-helix domain-containing protein 10, mitochondrial produces MPRGSRSAAARPASRPAATSAHPPAHPPPSAAAPAPVPSGQPGLMAQMASTAAGVAVGSAVGHVVGSALTGAFSGGSSEPAQPAAQQAPARAAPQPLQMGPCSYEIRQFLDCSTTQSDLSLCEGFSEALKQCKYNHGLSSLP; encoded by the exons ATGCCTCGGGGAAGCCGCAGCGCGGCTGCTCGGCCAGCCAG CCGTCCGGCCGCAACGTCTGCCCATCCTCCCGCGCACCCACCACCCTCGGCTGCCGCTCCCGCTCCGGTTCCATCGGGGCAGCCGGGCCTCATGGCGCAGATGGCATCCACAGCCGCTGGGGTGGCCGTGGGGTCGGCGGTGGGACACGTCGTGGGCAGCGCTCTGACTGGAGCCTTCAGTGGAGGAAGCTCAGAACCTGCCCAGCCTGCCGCCCAGCAG GCTCCTGCTCGTGCTGCCCCTCAGCCCCTACAAATGGGGCCATGCTCCTATGAGATCAGACAGTTCCTGGACTGTTCGACCACTCAGAGTGACTTGTCCCTGTGTGAGGGCTTCAGTGAGGCCTTGAAGCAGTGCAAGTACAACCATG GTCTGAGCTCACTTCCTTGA
- the LOC125349447 gene encoding SWI/SNF-related matrix-associated actin-dependent regulator of chromatin subfamily B member 1-like — MMMMALSKTFGQKPVKFQLEDDGEFYMIGSEVGNYLRMFRGSLYKRYPSLWRRLATVEERKKIVASSHGKKTKPNTKGASSRGFVNLFQNHSLLS; from the exons ATGATGATGATGGCACTGAGCAAGACCTTCGGGCAGAAGCCCGTGAAGTTCCAGCTGGAGGACGACGGCGAATTCTACATGATCGGCTCCGAG GTGGGAAACTACCTCCGTATGTTCCGAGGTTCTCTGTACAAGAGATACCCTTCTCTGTGGAGGCGACTAGCCACtgtggaagagaggaagaaaatagtTGCATCGTCAcatggtaaaaaaacaaaacctaacacTAAGGGTGCGTCTTCACGAGGGTTTGTAAACCTGTTTCAAAACCACTCGCTTCTGTCATGA
- the LOC125349439 gene encoding uncharacterized protein C22orf15-like isoform X1, whose translation MFITVKYGAGCWELVNPWCSLVTLTAHLKQRGQIPPDGEESGKGLGKSSCGTPRQECQLCSAPLHVLPVTIALLAEDGHLVSLDKGLETSSTPSMGSSLLQERRTYILVRIIKGEDGAPNCYESLLENLDDQSPELAEELRWLSGLPAMGNSPRRRLGTRNGLQEQDPPSRSRRVGSIPSKTR comes from the exons ATGTTCATCACCGTGAAGTATGGAG CCGGCTGTTGGGAGCTGGTGAATCCCTGGTGCAGCCTAGTGACCCTCACTGCCCACCTGAAGCAGAGGGGGCAGATCCCCCCAGATGGTGAGGAGTCAGGAAAAGGTCTGGGGAAGAGTAGCTGTGGGACCCCCAGGCAGGAGTGCCAGCTCTGCTCAGCCCCTCTCCATGTCCTCCCAGTGACCATCGCCCTCTTGGCTGAGGATGGGCATCTAGTGAGCCTGGATAAGGGCCTGGAGACCTCCTCCACCCCTTCTATGGGTAGTTCCCTGCTGCAGGAGCGAAGGACCTATATCCTGGTGCGCATCATCA AGGGAGAGGATGGAGCCCCCAACTGCTATGAGTCCCTGTTGGAAAACCTGGATGACCAGAGTCCAGAGTTGGCAG AGGAGCTGCGCTGGCTGTCAGGTCTCCCTGCCATGGGCAACAGCCCAAGGAGACGCCTGGGCACTAGGAATGGCCTCCAGGAGCAAGACCCCCCTTCAAGGTCCCGAAGAGTAGGCTCCATACCATCCAAGACCCGCTAG
- the LOC125349439 gene encoding uncharacterized protein C22orf15-like isoform X3: MFITVKYGAGCWELVNPWCSLVTLTAHLKQRGQIPPDVTIALLAEDGHLVSLDKGLETSSTPSMGSSLLQERRTYILVRIIKGEDGAPNCYESLLENLDDQSPELAEELRWLSGLPAMGNSPRRRLGTRNGLQEQDPPSRSRRVGSIPSKTR, from the exons ATGTTCATCACCGTGAAGTATGGAG CCGGCTGTTGGGAGCTGGTGAATCCCTGGTGCAGCCTAGTGACCCTCACTGCCCACCTGAAGCAGAGGGGGCAGATCCCCCCAGATG TGACCATCGCCCTCTTGGCTGAGGATGGGCATCTAGTGAGCCTGGATAAGGGCCTGGAGACCTCCTCCACCCCTTCTATGGGTAGTTCCCTGCTGCAGGAGCGAAGGACCTATATCCTGGTGCGCATCATCA AGGGAGAGGATGGAGCCCCCAACTGCTATGAGTCCCTGTTGGAAAACCTGGATGACCAGAGTCCAGAGTTGGCAG AGGAGCTGCGCTGGCTGTCAGGTCTCCCTGCCATGGGCAACAGCCCAAGGAGACGCCTGGGCACTAGGAATGGCCTCCAGGAGCAAGACCCCCCTTCAAGGTCCCGAAGAGTAGGCTCCATACCATCCAAGACCCGCTAG